In Ipomoea triloba cultivar NCNSP0323 chromosome 7, ASM357664v1, a single genomic region encodes these proteins:
- the LOC116025817 gene encoding dirigent protein 22-like, whose translation MATSLSTHPTPLLLTISILIFSLAFPVTGDDKHVFGKPIPRKTLGLKKEKLSHFRFYWHDIVSGRNPSSVTVVSPPRNSSTGFGVVNMIDNPLTLRPELSSKMVGKAQGLYASAAQQEVGLLMVMNFAFVEGKYNGSAFTVVGRNAVFHAVREMAVIGGSGLFRFARGYVQARTHSFDLESGDATVQYDAYVMHY comes from the coding sequence ATGGCCACATCTCTTTCTACCCATCCCACTCCCCTTCTCCTCACCATCTCCATCCTCATCTTTTCCCTGGCTTTTCCGGTCACCGGAGACGACAAACACGTCTTCGGAAAACCCATCCCCCGGAAAACGCTCGGCCTAAAGAAGGAAAAACTCAGCCACTTCCGCTTCTACTGGCACGACATCGTGAGCGGCCGCAACCCGTCGTCCGTCACGGTGGTCTCGCCGCCGAGAAACTCCTCGACGGGGTTCGGGGTGGTGAATATGATCGATAACCCTCTAACCCTCCGGCCGGAGCTGAGTTCTAAGATGGTGGGAAAGGCGCAAGGGCTCTACGCGTCGGCGGCGCAGCAGGAGGTGGGATTGTTGATGGTGATGAACTTCGCGTTCGTTGAAGGGAAGTATAATGGAAGCGCGTTCACGGTGGTCGGCCGGAATGCGGTGTTTCATGCGGTGCGGGAGATGGCGGTGATCGGCGGCAGTGGGCTTTTCCGGTTCGCTCGGGGATATGTTCAGGCCAGGACTCACTCTTTTGACCTTGAAAGTGGTGATGCCACGGTTCAATATGATGCATATGTTATGCATTATTGA